The DNA region GTTGGAAAGCGTGTTCATTGTCCACTTGGGCGGCGCGATCGTGGCGCTGGTTCCGCTTTTGTTCCTCGGCAGCAAATTCAATCAATGGCGCAGCCTGCCGTGGTATGCGTTCGGCGCGGGCGCGTTCGGCTTGGTGGTGATCTTCGCAATGAGTTATATGATTCCCCGCATCGGCGTCGCGCCGGCGTTGATTCTTTTGCTGGCGGGACAACTGCTGATGGGTTCGGTGCTCGATCATTTCGGCTGGCTCGGCGCGGTGCAGCGTCCGTTCGAGCTTCCGCGGTTGCTGGGTCTGGCGGTGGTGTTGGCGGGCGTGTGGCTGACGGTGAGATAAAAAGCGTATAATCTGTTCATTCGCGAAAGGATTATCGGTATGATGAACAACCGCCAACTTGCTGATACGTTTACGCTGATCGCCAACCTGCTCGAGATCAAGGGTGAGATCATTTACAAGACGCTCGCCTACCGCAAGGCATCCGAAAGCCTGATGGGGTTGGGACGCGAAGCATCCGAGTATTGGAAGGAAGGCAAACTCGAGGAGATTCCTGGTGTGGGGAAAGCCATCGCTGAAAAGATCGACGAACTGCTTTCCACGGGAAAACTCGAATTTCTCGAAAAGCTCAAAAAGGAAGTGCCTGAAGAATTGGCGGGATGGCTGCAAGTGCCGGGGTTGGGTCCCAAAAAGATTTCCGCGATTTGGAAGG from Anaerolineales bacterium includes:
- a CDS encoding DMT family transporter, whose amino-acid sequence is MQSLIIIILIGLMGGIAVGVQGPLSSMISQKMGVLESVFIVHLGGAIVALVPLLFLGSKFNQWRSLPWYAFGAGAFGLVVIFAMSYMIPRIGVAPALILLLAGQLLMGSVLDHFGWLGAVQRPFELPRLLGLAVVLAGVWLTVR